In Pseudemcibacter aquimaris, the sequence TGCAGCATTCAATTTTCCATTGCACAAACCATATCAACACAGGCAGTAAAATCAGAACTTACCGTCCGGTTTGTACAATATGTATTTTGGAAAGATGACCCTGATTTAAACAATATTGATATTGGTTATTTTGGCGAAGATGATCTTCAATATACGACATTAATGTCCACTGTTGAAAACAGATTAGTCAGAAACAAAACCCTAACTTTAAAAAAAATAAATTCATTATCCGATATAGCTGATCTGGAAATTTTATTTGTAGGTTCAAACGCTGGCCAGCCTCTTTCCGAAATTGCCTTCACAATCCGCGATAATAACATTTTGCTTATCAGTGATGAAAACAGCGCCCTTCAACATTCAATGATTAATTTAACGGTGACAGATGACAGTACCGTTTCCTTTGAAGTGAACCGCGCAAACATTTTGCTAGAAGAACTGGACGTCAGCAGTGATATTTTGCTTCTTGGCGGCTCTGAAATGGACGTGGCACTTCTTTACCGTGAAATGGAAGACAACCTGAACAGGTTAGCAGGAGAATTTCTTGAACTTGAAAGAAATTCAGAAGAAGCAAGCCGAAATCTTAATGAAACGCTTTCGAGATTAGAAACACAAAATGCAACACTGAATGATCAAAATAGAACCATTTCAGAACAGGCCGAAATCATCAGCAATCGTCAAAACGAATTGGAAAACATCCGTTCCGAAATGGAACAGCTTAGCCAGCAAAATATTAACGAAAGAGCATTACTCGAAGAACAGCAGGCGCAACTTAACCAAAGCAGGGATGAGGTTGCAAGACAGCAGGAATTAATCGCGAGCAACGAAGCACGCTTATCTGAGCAACAAGCAGCGCTAGAAGATCAGCGACTTTTACAAGAAGCACTAACAGAAGATCTTGGCCAACAGACACAAATTATCGGCCAACAACAATCATTATTGATCGCGGCTGTCGTCGCTATTATTGCCTTTTTATTGCTTGTACTTCGGATGCTATATTTAAGCCGAGAAAGAAACCGTGCTCAACAGCAACTCATTGCAGCTAATGACGAACTTGAAGACAAGGTCATCGAAAGAACTTACGAACTGACCAAAGCAA encodes:
- a CDS encoding YfiR/HmsC family protein, which produces MQKYKTALFGGKCICKVIACVSIILCSIQFSIAQTISTQAVKSELTVRFVQYVFWKDDPDLNNIDIGYFGEDDLQYTTLMSTVENRLVRNKTLTLKKINSLSDIADLEILFVGSNAGQPLSEIAFTIRDNNILLISDENSALQHSMINLTVTDDSTVSFEVNRANILLEELDVSSDILLLGGSEMDVALLYREMEDNLNRLAGEFLELERNSEEASRNLNETLSRLETQNATLNDQNRTISEQAEIISNRQNELENIRSEMEQLSQQNINERALLEEQQAQLNQSRDEVARQQELIASNEARLSEQQAALEDQRLLQEALTEDLGQQTQIIGQQQSLLIAAVVAIIAFLLLVLRMLYLSRERNRAQQQLIAANDELEDKVIERTYELTKAKDEAEEANFVKSEFLANMSHELRTPLNAIIGFSEAIKLDIYSKVKNTPLEGPIDDIIASGKHLLNIINDILDLAKIEANKITLSEEEIIFQNFFTPIKNLFSPELSSKNMKINISNNIRHVKLFCDDRLLKQMLINLIQNAIKFSPDGSEIDILARIDQHHSIAIAVKDNGVGIPADQLESVIQPFTQLDTSSQISHEGTGLGLSLVRAYIEEHGGNLTLESIEGKGTTATLHFPPERTINLL